The Armatimonadota bacterium genomic sequence GCGGGAGGCGGTGCTCACCGCGCAGCTCGCGCGGGAGGCCCTGGGCACGGACCTCGTCAAGCTGGAAGTGATCGCAGACGAGGAGACCCTGTTGCCGGATGTGGAAGGGCTATTGGAGGCTGCCCGGATCCTGGTGCGGGAGGGGTTTAAGGTCCTCCCGTACACCAACGACGATCCCATCACCGCCCGCAAGCTGGAGGACCTGGGGTGCGCGGCGGTGATGCCCCTGGCGGCCCCGATCGGGAGCGGACTCGGCATTCGCAACCCCCACAACATTCTCCTCATCCGACAGACCGTGCGGGTTCCCGTGATCGTGGACGCGGGCGTGGGCACCGCTTCGGACGTGGCCATCGCCTTCGAGCTGGGATGTGATGGGGTGCTGCTGAACTCCGCGGTGGCCCGGGCCCGGGATCCCGTACGCATGGCCCGGGCCATCCGACACGCGGCCATCGCAGGTCGGATGGCGTATCTCGCGGGTCGCATGCCCGCGAAGTTCCTCGCGGAGCCCACGAGCCCCATGACGGGCCGCATCCTGGAGCCCGTGCTGCGAGCCGGACAGAATCCGTGAAATCCGTCCCACGCTTCCTCCTCGTCACGGACCGGCACCTGGTAGGGGAGAAGGATCTCGTGAGGGTGATCCAGGCAGCGGTGCGGGGCGGGGTGGAGGCGGTCCAGGTGCGGGAAAAGGATCTTGGGGACGAGGCGCTGGAGGAGCTCGTCCAGCGCATCCGGGAGGCAGTGGGGGAGGGAGTGATCCTCCTCCTCAACGATCGGCCCCACCTTGCGCGTCGCCTGGGAGTGGGACTGCACCTTCCCGAAGGAAGCCCATCCCCAGGGGGGAACTGGCCCCTCTGGGGACGATCCGTGCACTCGCCGGAGGCAGCGGTGCGCGCGAGCCGGGAGCGCCCCGATTACCTGATCGCGGGCCCCGTGTACCCCACGGATTCCAAACCCGGCGGCTCTCCCCTTGGGCCGCGGGGGCTGGGGCAGGTGGTGCGGGCGGCCGGAGGGATTCCCGTACTCGCCATCGGCGGCATCGGAGCGGAGCAGGTCCCGGAGGCCATGGAGGCGGGGGCGTGGGGCGTGGCCGTGCGAGGGGCCATCCTGCGGGCGCAGGATCCCGAGCGGGCCGCGCGGGAGATCCGGCGGATGCTGAAAGATACGCGAAAAATTGTTTGCTCCTCCGAGTGAAGCAGATTTTTGGTGAAGACGCCCGTAGGCGTCTGTGGCCGTGGATGTCGTAAGGTTGGGGTGAACCTGAAGGAGGAGGTGAACATGCCGTACGAGGACATCCTGGTGGAGATCCCGGAGGCGCATGTAGGGCTCATCCGGCTGAACCGTCCCGAGAAGCTGAACGCGCTGAGGACGCAGCTGCTGGACGAACTGGTGCGGGCCTTGGACGACTTCGAGGCAGATCCGGAGATCCGGGTGGTGGTGATCACGGGGAACGACCGGGCCTTCGCCGCAGGCGCGGACATCCAGGAGTTCCGGGACATGACGGCCCTGAAGATGCTCGGCGGGCATCGGCCCCTGGCTTGGGAGCGGATCCGGCGGTTCCCGAAACCCCTCGTGGCCGCGGTGAGCGGGTACTGTTTGGGGGGCGGGTGCGAGCTCGCCATGCTGTGCGACCTCATCGTGGCTTCCGAGACTGCCCGGTTCGGGCAACCAGAGGTTAATATCGGCATCATCCCCGGCGCCGGGGGTACCCAGCGGCTGCCGCGCCTAGTGGGCAAGCACCGGGCCATGGAGATGATCCTCACGGGCCGACCCATCACCGCGCAGGAGGCCCACGCGTGGGGCCTGGTAAACCGGGTGGCCCCTGTGGAGCGCTACCTGGAGGAGGCGATTGCCCTGGCGCGCGAGATCGCCTCGAAAGCCCCGATCGCGGTGCGGCTCGCGAAGGAGGCCATCCTCCGGTCCATGGACACCACGGTGGAGGTGGGGCTGGAATACGAGCGGCGATTGAGTGCCCTCGTGTTCGGCACGGAGGATCGGGAGGAGGGCGTGCGGGCGTTCCTGGAGAAGCGCAAACCCGTCTTTCACGGAAGGTAGGCCGGATGACCCACGGGGTTCAAACGGTGGGCGTGTGTGGGGCCGGAACCATGGGATCGGGGATCGCGCAGGTGTGCGCCCTGGCGGGCTTCCGGGTGGTGCTGTACGATGCGATTCCGCAGGCTCTGCCGCGGGCCCTGGAGCGCATCCGCCGGGAGCTGGAGCGGGCGGTGGAACGGGGGCGGCTCGGGCAGGACGCGCCCGCGCAAACCCTGGGCCGGATCACCCCCACGGAGATCCTGGAGGCCCTGAGCCCGTGCGACCTGGTGATCGAGGCCGCCCCGGAGGACCTGGGATTGAAACAGGACCTGTTCCACCGGCTTGGAGAGGTGTGCCCCGCTGCTCTCCTTGCCACCAACACCAGCGCCCTCTCGGTGGCGGAGATCGCGGCCGCTACCCCCCATCCGGAGCGGGTGGCGGGGCTGCACTTCTTCAACCCCGCGCCCGTAATGCGCCTGGTGGAGGTGGTCCAGGCTCCGCAGACCGCACCGGAGACCGTGGAACGGCTGGTGGCCTTTGCCCGGGACCTCGGGAAGACCCCGATCGTGGTGCGGGATCGCCCGGGCTTCGTGGTGAACCGGGTGAATCGGCCCTTCTACGGCGAGGCCCTCCGGATGGTAGCGGAAGGCCTTGTAGATGTGGCCACCGTGGACCGTGCCCTTCGGGAGGCGGGCGGATTCCGTATGGGGCCCTTCGAGCTCATGGACCTGGTGGGCGTGGACGTGGGATATGCGGTCTCCCAAGCCCTTTACCACGCCTTCTTCGGCGAAAGCCGCTTCCGGCCGCATCCCCTCCAGCGGGAGATGGTCCTCTCGGGGCGGCTGGGGCGCAAGACGGGCCGCGGGTTCTACGCGTACGAAGAAGCGGACAAGACCCCACCGCCTCCCCTGCCGCTCCCTGAGCCGGATGCCGGTCCCTACGCGGTGGCAGGCCAGTCGGGGCTGGCGGAGGAGCTACGGCGTAGGCTACGGGACCGAGGGTACGACGTGGTGGAGGTTCCCGATCCTCCCAGGCGGCCGCTTGCGGTCCGGGCCGCATGGGAGGCGGAGGTGGAGGACCGGAGCCGCAAGCGGGAAATGCTGCGGGCCCTGGACGGCGCGCTTCCGGAGAAGGCGGTGCTGCTGGTGGCGTGCGCGAACGCCGCGAGCGCGGAGTGCGCCGTGTGGGTGGAGAGAGCGGAGCGGCTCGCGGGGTACGTCACCCTTCCGCCCCTTGCGGACCGCAAGGTCCTCGAGTGGACCGTCCACGAGGGCACCCAGGTGGACCCTGCGCCGTTCCTGGCTTCCCTGGGGCTTCCCCTGCTCCGGGTGGGGGATGCCCCGGGTGGGGTGTTTCCGCGGGTTCTGGCGACCCTGGTGAACGAGGCCGCATTCGCATGCGGGGAGGGCGTGGCGACTCCGGAGGACGTGGACGCTGCCATGCAGCTAGGTGCCAACCACCCCTTCGGTCCCTTTGCGTGGGCGGAGCGGGTGGGAATCCGGGCACTGGTGGGTATCCTGGAGGGGCTGCGGGCTTACTACGGGGAGGAGCGGTACCGCACCGCACCCCTGCTGCAGCGGGCGGCGTGGTTAGGGTACTGGCCGGGCAGGCGCGGGCGGAGGGATGGATCGGGGGACTGAACGCAGGAGGAGAGAGCCATGGCGCAAGAGGTGGCGTACCGGGTGGCTTCGGACTTCTACGCGGTGGAGGACCTCCTCACGGATGTCCAGCGATCCGTGCGGGAAACGGTGCGGCGGTTCGTGGACCGGGAGGTGCTGCCGCACATCGGGCGGTGGTGGCTGGAGGGACGCTTCCCCGTGGAGCTGGTCCCCCGGCTGGCGGAGCTCGGGGTGCTGGGCGCCAACCTGCCCGAGGCGTACGGATGCGCGGGGCTCGACAGCATTTCCTACGGGGTCATCATGCAGGAATTGGAGCGGGGCGACAGCGGCCTGCGCTCCTTCGTGAGCGTGCAGGGTTCGCTGGTCATGTATCCCATCTATGCCTTTGGAAGCGAGGAGCAGCGACGGCATTACCTGCCCAAGCTGGCGAGGGGCGAACTCATCGGGTGCTTCGGGCTCACGGAGCCCACCGCGGGAAGCGATCCCGCGGCTATGAACACCCGGGCCCGCCGCACCGCCCGCGGCTGGGTGATCACGGGTACCAAGATGTGGATCACCAACGGCTCCATCGCCCACCTGGCCATCGTGTGGGCCAGGGACGAATCCGATGCCGTGCGGGGGTTCATCGTACCCACGGACCTCCCGGGATTCTCCGCCCACGACATCCACACGAAGATCTCCATGCGGGCATCGGTCACGAGCGAGCTGGTGCTGGAGGAGGTGGAGGTTCCAGAGGAGTTGGCGCTTCCCGGCGGCGTGGGGCTCAGCAAGGCCCTGAGTTGCCTCACCCAGGCCCGGTACGGGATCGCGTGGGGAGCGGTGGGTGCCGCGGTGGCCTGCTTCGAGGAGGCCCTTAGCTATGCGCAGGGCCGCATCGCCTTCGGGCGGCCCATCGCGGCCACCCAGATCATCCAGGAACGGCTCGTGGACATGCTCACCAAGATCACCACGAGCCAGCTGCTGGCCTACCGGCTGGGGCAGCTCAAGGATGCGGGCCGGATGCACTACGCCCAGGTGTCCCTGGCGAAGCGGCACAACGTGCGGGCCGCCCTGGAGGTGGCCCGGGATGCCCGCCTGATCCTGGGCGCCTACGGGATCACCGCGGAGTACCACGCCATGCGGCACGCGGCGAACCTGGAGTCCGTGGACACCTACGAGGGCACCTACGACGTCCACACCCTCATCGTGGGCCGCCAGATCACGGGACAGTCCGCCTTCGGCCGGGATTAGCCCCGTGGAGGACTTCGCCCCGCATTTCGAGGAGGTCGCTCCGGGTGTCCGGCGGCTCCGGGTCCCGGTTCCCTTCCCCACCCGGTGGGTCAACGTGTACCTGGTGGGAGACGGTGCGGACGCGGTGCTGGTGGATACAGGGTATCCCTTCCCTCCAGGACGACGCGTGCTCCAGGAGGCGCTGCGGCGGACTGGTTCCCGGCCCCGGGTGATCCTCATCACCCACGCCCACCCGGACCACTTCGGCATGGCCCTGGAGCTGCAGGAGCGGTTCGGTTGCTCCGTGTGGATGGAGGCCCGGGAGTGGGAGGTGACCTGGGCGTACCGCCCCGGGACGGAAGTCTGGGAGGAAGTGGCCCGGCAGTTCCTCCGGGCCGGGATGCCCGCGGAAAGGGTCCGTCAGACCGTGGAGAGTGGACAGAAGGTCTGGGAGCCTGCGAAGCCCCCGCGGGTGGGCCGCCTCCTGCGCGAGGGGGAGGTTCTGAACCTAGGGGGAGGGCGGTGGGAGGTCTTCCTCACCCCCGGGCATGCGCCGGCCCACGTATGCCTCTACGAGACACGCACGGGCACGCTCCTCGCGGGGGATCACCTCCTTCCCCGCATCACCCCGAACATCGGACTGTGGCCGCTGGCGGGCCCCGATCCCCTTGCGGATTTCCTCCGCAGTCTGCACGGACTGCGGGATCTGCCCGTGCGGCAGGTGCTTCCCGGGCACGGGGACCCCTACGAGGGATGTGCGGAGCGCACCGAGGAACTGCTGGCCCACCATGCGTCCCGCCTGGAGGCCGTGGAGGCCGTGTTGCGGGGAGGGGCCCGCACCGCCTACGAGGTGCATCTGGCGCTTTTCGGGGCAGACCTGGATCCCCACAACGAGCGGTTCGGCCTCACAGAGGCCATGGCCCACCTGGTGTACCTGGAGCAGCGGGGGAAGGTTCGGACCCAGGATGGGGATCCCGTCCGCTACATCCTGAGCCGCGGAGGAGACGGATGGCAAACGAGATCATCGCGGTGATCGGGGGAACGGGCAAAGAGGGGTTCGGGCTCGGGCTCCGGTGGGCCACCGCGGGCCTTGCGGTAATCCTCGGGTCCCGCAGCCGTGAGCGGGCGGAGGATGCGGTGCTCCGGGCCCGGAGCCTCCGACCTGAAGCACAGCTTTCCGGGGCCCTCAACCGGGAGGCCGCGGAGGCCGCCACGGTGGTGGTGCTGACCATCCCCTTTGCGGCCCAGGAGGCCATCCTTTCGGACATCCGGGAAGCGGTGCGTGGAAAGGTCGTGGTGGACGCCACCGTACCCCTCCGCCGGCTGCGGCCACCGGAGCTGGACATCCCTCCGGCAGGCTCCGCAGCCCAGCAGGCACAGCGTCTCCTGCCGGAAGCCCGGGTGGTGGCCGCCTTCCACACCCTCTCCGCACACCGGCTCCAACGGCTGGAAGTCCCCCTGGAGGAGGACACCCTGGTCTGCGGGGACGACCCGGAGGCGAAGGAGACGGTGATCCGGTTGAGCCGGAGGATCGGCCTGCGCGGGCTAGATGCGGGAGGACTCGAGCAGGCCGCCACCCTGGAGCGCCTCGCGGTCCTGATCCTTCAACTCAACCAGCGCTACGGCAAGAAGGACATCGGGGTGCGGTTCGTGGGAGTATAGCTGATGCAGTACGGGGAAGGAAACTTAGTGCAGCCGGAGGATTGACGGACATTCCTCCCCCTCGCTGCCATGGGTGTGGTTGGAGGGGGATGGACGCACCCAGAGCGTGGGACGTGGGCGGCGAGGAATTCAACCTCGCCGCGTTCCTGTTGGACCGGCATGTGCAGGAAGGGCGGGGAGACCGGCCCGCCCTACACTTTGCGGACAGGACTGTCTCGTTTCGGACCCTGTTCGAGCAGGCGAACCGAGCCGCTTTCGCTTTCCGACGGCTCGGGGTGGAGCCTGAGAACCGGGTGCTCCTGTGCTTGGCGGATCGCCCCGAGTTCTACGCCGCCTACTTCGGCGCGTTGAAGATCGGAGCGGTTCCCGTACTGGTCAGCACCCTCGCGACCCCCCCTGAGTATGCGTATTTCCTCCGGCACAGCCGGGCGAAGGTGGCGGTGGTGGATGAAGCGGTGGCAGCCCGTCTACGGTGCCTGCAGGATCCCCCTCCCGCCCTGCGGCACGTGGTGGTGGTGGGAGAGCCTGTAGGCCCGGAGATCGGGTGGGAGGATCTCCTGAGCGGGGTTCTACCGCAGCCACAACCCGTCTGCACCGCTCCGGACGACATGGCTTTCTGGATGTACAGCTCCGGAACCACGGGCCGGCCCAAGGCGGTGGTGCACCTGCACCGCGACCTCCTGCACTTCATGCCCCCCCACTGCCGGGAGGTGGTGGAACTCGGACCTGAGGACAAGGTATACTCCACCTCCAAGCTGTACTTCTCCTACGGCCGCAACAACTCCCTGGACAGCCCCTTCCTGTGCGGGGCCCAGGTGGTGCTGAATCCGGATCGACCCGAGCCCGGAGCGGTGCTGGATCTGCTGGAGGCACACCGGCCCACGGTCTTCTACAGCGTTCCCACCTTTTATGCAGCCCTCTTGGACCACCTCCACCGCACGGGCCGGCGCCTGTCCCTCTCCTTCCTGCGGTGTTGCGTCTCCGCGGGCGAGCCCCTGCCGAAGCCGGTGTTCGATCGGTGGTGGGAGCGGTTTCGCATTCCCATCTTCGACGGGGTGGGGTCCACGGAGGTGGGAGCTATCTACCTCTCCAATACCCCCCGCAGACTCAAACCCCCCAGCAGTGGGGTGCTGCTTTCGGGGTTTGAGGGGAGAGTGATGGACGAGGAAGGCCGGGAGGTCTCCAGGGGAGCCGTGGGCATCCTGTGGGTGAAGAACGAGGGGATCTTCGCAGGGTACTGGAGGGATCACCGGAGGACCCGACAGGTCCTGCAGGGGGAGTGGTTCGTCACGGGGGATCTGTTCTCCGTGGACGACGAGGGGTTCTACTGGTACCGGGGGCGGATGGACGATCTGCTTAAGCCCGGAGGTCTGTGGGTCTCCCCCCTGGAGGTGGAGGGAATTTTGCTGGAGCACCCCGCGGTGGCGGAGTGTGCGGTGGTGGGGGCGCCGGACGAGATGGGACTGGAAAAGCCTATAGCCTTTGTGGTGCTCCGGGAAGGATACACGCCCTCGCCGAGCCTGGAACAGGGGTTGCGGGAGTTCGTGCGCGCGCGACTTGCCGGCTACAAGCACCCCCGGTGGTTTCGGTTCGTACGGGAGCTCCCCCGGACGGCCACGGGGAAGCTGCAGCGCTACCGCCTGCGGGAGGCCCTCTGTCAGGAGCGAGGGGCTGCGTCCTGAGCACAGGCCTCGCGGACACCCGGGAGGGACGGAGCCACGTCCTCCCGGACCAGGCAGACCTTCTCCGCGGCCTCCTGGAAGAAGTACCCGCTGCCGCCCTCGCCCACAATGCGCACCAGGCGAGGCCCGTCCAGGACCAGGATCCCACCCAGGATGTGCACGCCCCTCTGGAAGAACGGTTCGGGCCAGGGGGAAGCCGTGGGACCTGCCAGTACCACCCGGCGCGCCCCGCGGCAGGAATCGAGGAGCTCGTCCAAGCCGCCTTCCACCAGAGAAGAACCCGTGATGACCACCACCGTGGCCTCCCGCAGCACCTCCGCGGCGCCCTCCGGCGGCCGCCACAGGACGCGTTCCTCCTCCCGCAAAGCTTCTGGATGACGGTCTATGACCCACAGGGCCGATACCGTGCCCTTCAGGCTCTTGATGAAAGGGGAGAACGCACCCACCAGGACCACCCGGTCCTCACCGGAGACTCCCGCGGCCTCGAGGGCATCAAGGCCGGGAATCCGTACGCCCCCGGGAACGCCGAACCGATCCATGGCGAGGGCAGATAGGGCGTTCAGGGTGGCCACTCCTACCGCCCGCCGCAGCGCTACGGGCGAGCGGACCTCCGCGACCAGTTTCCACGCGTCCTGCCCCCCTAAGCGTCCCGCGGGCGGGGCAGCGGCCGCGGAGCGGGGGCAGCAGACGGTGTCCGAAAGCCCACGGGGGGTAAACGCCACCCCCACGTGGCCCGTGATGAGGGCCACCGCGGTGTAGAAGACGCCCACCCGGACGTCCTGAACGACCAGCGGATCCTCCCCCAGCCGTGCCGAAAGGGCCTTCAGGCAGGCCTCAAGAAGCCGCATGCGCCACCTCCCGCGGGATCTCTGCTTTTTTTGTACTCCATGGGGGCGGCGATGGGCGA encodes the following:
- the npdG gene encoding NADPH-dependent F420 reductase, with translation MANEIIAVIGGTGKEGFGLGLRWATAGLAVILGSRSRERAEDAVLRARSLRPEAQLSGALNREAAEAATVVVLTIPFAAQEAILSDIREAVRGKVVVDATVPLRRLRPPELDIPPAGSAAQQAQRLLPEARVVAAFHTLSAHRLQRLEVPLEEDTLVCGDDPEAKETVIRLSRRIGLRGLDAGGLEQAATLERLAVLILQLNQRYGKKDIGVRFVGV
- a CDS encoding acyl-CoA dehydrogenase family protein → MAQEVAYRVASDFYAVEDLLTDVQRSVRETVRRFVDREVLPHIGRWWLEGRFPVELVPRLAELGVLGANLPEAYGCAGLDSISYGVIMQELERGDSGLRSFVSVQGSLVMYPIYAFGSEEQRRHYLPKLARGELIGCFGLTEPTAGSDPAAMNTRARRTARGWVITGTKMWITNGSIAHLAIVWARDESDAVRGFIVPTDLPGFSAHDIHTKISMRASVTSELVLEEVEVPEELALPGGVGLSKALSCLTQARYGIAWGAVGAAVACFEEALSYAQGRIAFGRPIAATQIIQERLVDMLTKITTSQLLAYRLGQLKDAGRMHYAQVSLAKRHNVRAALEVARDARLILGAYGITAEYHAMRHAANLESVDTYEGTYDVHTLIVGRQITGQSAFGRD
- a CDS encoding thiamine phosphate synthase; the protein is MRVIQAAVRGGVEAVQVREKDLGDEALEELVQRIREAVGEGVILLLNDRPHLARRLGVGLHLPEGSPSPGGNWPLWGRSVHSPEAAVRASRERPDYLIAGPVYPTDSKPGGSPLGPRGLGQVVRAAGGIPVLAIGGIGAEQVPEAMEAGAWGVAVRGAILRAQDPERAAREIRRMLKDTRKIVCSSE
- the thiS gene encoding sulfur carrier protein ThiS; amino-acid sequence: MVVNGERRPLPENGLLGLLEELGVRPEGVAIAVNAQVIPRAQWATYVLRAGDEVEIVRPVAGGSEEDGWELAGIRLRSRLILGTARYPNLQVMLDALRATGTEMVTVAIRRVGFGEGPENLYRILQEEGYRILPNTAGCHTAREAVLTAQLAREALGTDLVKLEVIADEETLLPDVEGLLEAARILVREGFKVLPYTNDDPITARKLEDLGCAAVMPLAAPIGSGLGIRNPHNILLIRQTVRVPVIVDAGVGTASDVAIAFELGCDGVLLNSAVARARDPVRMARAIRHAAIAGRMAYLAGRMPAKFLAEPTSPMTGRILEPVLRAGQNP
- a CDS encoding MBL fold metallo-hydrolase, which produces MEDFAPHFEEVAPGVRRLRVPVPFPTRWVNVYLVGDGADAVLVDTGYPFPPGRRVLQEALRRTGSRPRVILITHAHPDHFGMALELQERFGCSVWMEAREWEVTWAYRPGTEVWEEVARQFLRAGMPAERVRQTVESGQKVWEPAKPPRVGRLLREGEVLNLGGGRWEVFLTPGHAPAHVCLYETRTGTLLAGDHLLPRITPNIGLWPLAGPDPLADFLRSLHGLRDLPVRQVLPGHGDPYEGCAERTEELLAHHASRLEAVEAVLRGGARTAYEVHLALFGADLDPHNERFGLTEAMAHLVYLEQRGKVRTQDGDPVRYILSRGGDGWQTRSSR
- a CDS encoding benzoate-CoA ligase family protein, with translation MDAPRAWDVGGEEFNLAAFLLDRHVQEGRGDRPALHFADRTVSFRTLFEQANRAAFAFRRLGVEPENRVLLCLADRPEFYAAYFGALKIGAVPVLVSTLATPPEYAYFLRHSRAKVAVVDEAVAARLRCLQDPPPALRHVVVVGEPVGPEIGWEDLLSGVLPQPQPVCTAPDDMAFWMYSSGTTGRPKAVVHLHRDLLHFMPPHCREVVELGPEDKVYSTSKLYFSYGRNNSLDSPFLCGAQVVLNPDRPEPGAVLDLLEAHRPTVFYSVPTFYAALLDHLHRTGRRLSLSFLRCCVSAGEPLPKPVFDRWWERFRIPIFDGVGSTEVGAIYLSNTPRRLKPPSSGVLLSGFEGRVMDEEGREVSRGAVGILWVKNEGIFAGYWRDHRRTRQVLQGEWFVTGDLFSVDDEGFYWYRGRMDDLLKPGGLWVSPLEVEGILLEHPAVAECAVVGAPDEMGLEKPIAFVVLREGYTPSPSLEQGLREFVRARLAGYKHPRWFRFVRELPRTATGKLQRYRLREALCQERGAAS
- a CDS encoding enoyl-CoA hydratase-related protein; this translates as MPYEDILVEIPEAHVGLIRLNRPEKLNALRTQLLDELVRALDDFEADPEIRVVVITGNDRAFAAGADIQEFRDMTALKMLGGHRPLAWERIRRFPKPLVAAVSGYCLGGGCELAMLCDLIVASETARFGQPEVNIGIIPGAGGTQRLPRLVGKHRAMEMILTGRPITAQEAHAWGLVNRVAPVERYLEEAIALAREIASKAPIAVRLAKEAILRSMDTTVEVGLEYERRLSALVFGTEDREEGVRAFLEKRKPVFHGR
- a CDS encoding 3-hydroxyacyl-CoA dehydrogenase, which translates into the protein MTHGVQTVGVCGAGTMGSGIAQVCALAGFRVVLYDAIPQALPRALERIRRELERAVERGRLGQDAPAQTLGRITPTEILEALSPCDLVIEAAPEDLGLKQDLFHRLGEVCPAALLATNTSALSVAEIAAATPHPERVAGLHFFNPAPVMRLVEVVQAPQTAPETVERLVAFARDLGKTPIVVRDRPGFVVNRVNRPFYGEALRMVAEGLVDVATVDRALREAGGFRMGPFELMDLVGVDVGYAVSQALYHAFFGESRFRPHPLQREMVLSGRLGRKTGRGFYAYEEADKTPPPPLPLPEPDAGPYAVAGQSGLAEELRRRLRDRGYDVVEVPDPPRRPLAVRAAWEAEVEDRSRKREMLRALDGALPEKAVLLVACANAASAECAVWVERAERLAGYVTLPPLADRKVLEWTVHEGTQVDPAPFLASLGLPLLRVGDAPGGVFPRVLATLVNEAAFACGEGVATPEDVDAAMQLGANHPFGPFAWAERVGIRALVGILEGLRAYYGEERYRTAPLLQRAAWLGYWPGRRGRRDGSGD